A genomic stretch from Desulfovibrio sp. includes:
- a CDS encoding ATP-dependent RecD-like DNA helicase: MKEMSLLQDPDAVEITGTIERVVFHNEENGYTVLRLMPGSVNSSGGDGGLTRPRESVSCVGHMVNPQAGVQMKLSGRWVNNTRFGRQVEFSNVEEMMPATSEGIRLYLASGLIKGVGDEMATRIVKAFGTDTIRVLDEEPERLLKVRGVGQKSLERIRTSWAEHRGIRDLLLFLQPHGITPAYAVRIYRAYGADALTIVRENPYRLAMDIHGIGFVTADAAARKLGFEHDHPLRIQAGTLYVLQKATDDGNVYLPESALMEAVCAQLGVDEGLVGEALSSLEEDERIVREDMEMPGAGPDSEAQVCLPETGVYLRRYFHCESKTAFYLQRLLNSPKSIRFENADATVDKVVAQLDIALAPEQLEAVRMAARSKVMVLTGGPGTGKTTIINAIINLFAEVRARILLAAPTGRAAKRMAETSGREARTIHRLLEYSPKEDGFARNEDSPLACGLLVVDEASMMDTLLFYHLLKAVPLGATLVLVGDVHQLPSVGPGNVLADVINSGVVPVVELTEIFRQSAESEIICNAHLINKGEVPSLESSKDRLSDFYFIHQNDPEKAAELIVDLVRNHIPRRFGFDSVDDIQVLTPMHKGAVGAGQMNARLQEALNPNGLEVRRGERAFRLHDKVMQIRNNYDKDVFNGDMGRISFMDLTDRTLSVTFDDRVVPYEFDELDELAPAYAISIHKSQGSEYPAVVIPIMMQHYMLLQRNLVYTGATRGKKLVILVGESRALHMAVKNNKTRKRYTRLAERLRPPC; encoded by the coding sequence ATGAAGGAAATGTCCCTGCTGCAAGACCCGGATGCGGTCGAAATTACCGGCACCATCGAGCGCGTTGTCTTTCATAACGAAGAGAACGGCTATACCGTGCTGCGTCTCATGCCCGGCAGCGTCAACAGTTCTGGCGGCGACGGCGGCCTCACCCGTCCGCGTGAATCGGTGAGCTGCGTGGGGCATATGGTCAATCCGCAGGCAGGGGTGCAGATGAAGCTCAGCGGGCGCTGGGTCAATAACACCCGTTTTGGCCGTCAGGTCGAGTTCAGCAATGTCGAGGAAATGATGCCCGCCACCAGCGAGGGCATCCGCCTGTATCTGGCGTCCGGCCTCATCAAGGGGGTCGGCGATGAAATGGCCACCCGCATCGTCAAGGCTTTCGGTACCGACACCATCCGTGTACTGGACGAAGAGCCGGAACGCCTGCTCAAGGTGCGCGGCGTGGGGCAAAAGAGTCTTGAGCGCATCCGCACGTCCTGGGCCGAGCACCGGGGCATACGCGATCTGCTGCTTTTTTTGCAGCCCCACGGTATCACCCCGGCCTATGCCGTGCGCATCTACCGCGCCTATGGCGCCGATGCGCTGACCATTGTGCGCGAAAACCCGTACCGCCTGGCCATGGACATTCACGGCATCGGCTTTGTCACGGCCGATGCGGCGGCGCGCAAGCTCGGCTTTGAGCATGACCACCCCTTGCGGATTCAGGCGGGCACACTGTACGTGCTACAAAAAGCCACGGACGACGGCAACGTGTACTTGCCGGAATCCGCCCTGATGGAAGCCGTGTGCGCCCAGCTGGGCGTGGATGAGGGCCTTGTGGGTGAAGCCCTGTCTTCCCTTGAGGAGGACGAGCGCATTGTGCGTGAAGATATGGAGATGCCCGGCGCTGGCCCGGATTCCGAAGCGCAGGTCTGCCTGCCGGAAACCGGCGTCTACCTGCGCCGCTACTTCCACTGCGAGTCCAAAACGGCCTTTTATCTGCAAAGGCTGCTCAATTCTCCCAAATCCATCCGCTTTGAAAATGCTGACGCCACCGTGGACAAGGTGGTGGCGCAACTGGACATAGCGCTTGCGCCCGAACAGCTTGAAGCCGTGCGCATGGCGGCTCGCAGCAAGGTTATGGTGCTCACGGGCGGCCCCGGCACGGGCAAGACCACCATCATCAACGCCATTATCAATCTTTTTGCCGAGGTGCGCGCCCGCATATTGCTGGCAGCGCCCACAGGCCGCGCCGCCAAGCGTATGGCCGAAACCTCCGGGCGCGAGGCCCGCACCATCCACCGCCTGCTGGAATACAGCCCCAAGGAGGACGGCTTCGCCCGTAATGAGGACAGCCCCCTTGCCTGCGGCCTGCTCGTCGTTGACGAAGCGTCCATGATGGACACCCTGCTTTTTTACCACCTGCTCAAGGCCGTGCCGCTGGGCGCAACCCTTGTGCTGGTGGGCGACGTGCATCAGCTGCCTTCGGTGGGGCCGGGCAACGTGCTGGCCGACGTGATCAACTCCGGCGTCGTGCCCGTGGTGGAACTGACGGAAATCTTTCGCCAGTCCGCAGAGAGCGAAATCATCTGCAATGCGCACCTCATCAACAAGGGCGAAGTGCCCTCGCTGGAATCCAGCAAGGACAGGCTGTCGGATTTTTATTTTATCCACCAGAACGACCCTGAAAAGGCCGCCGAGCTTATCGTTGACCTTGTGCGCAACCACATACCGCGCCGTTTCGGCTTTGATTCCGTGGATGATATCCAGGTGCTCACCCCCATGCACAAGGGTGCCGTGGGAGCGGGGCAGATGAACGCCCGCCTGCAGGAGGCCCTGAACCCCAACGGCCTTGAGGTGCGGCGCGGCGAGCGCGCCTTTCGCCTGCACGACAAGGTCATGCAGATACGCAACAACTACGACAAGGACGTTTTTAACGGCGACATGGGACGCATCAGTTTTATGGATCTTACGGATCGCACCCTCAGTGTCACCTTTGACGACCGCGTCGTGCCCTACGAGTTCGATGAACTGGACGAACTGGCCCCTGCCTATGCCATATCCATTCACAAATCCCAGGGGTCGGAGTATCCCGCTGTGGTCATTCCCATCATGATGCAGCACTATATGCTGCTCCAGCGCAACCTGGTCTACACAGGGGCCACGCGCGGCAAAAAGCTGGTCATTCTTGTGGGCGAGTCCCGCGCGCTGCATATGGCCGTCAAAAACAACAAGACCCGCAAACGCTATACCCGGCTGGCGGAGAGGCTGCGGCCCCCTTGCTAG
- the aroC gene encoding chorismate synthase has protein sequence MAGNTFGRALRLTTFGESHGAGLGGIIDGCPAGLELTEAHMQAELDRRKPGQGPTATKRKEADTVRLLSGVYEGLTTGTPIAFFIANEDQRSHDYGNLAEVFRPGHADWGYFQKYNGLRDHRGGGRSSGRETAARVAGGVVARKILALRGVKILGGCVELGGLAIPQWGMDMDGAAMRPYCAAAPSVVTQWDALVAEARKTGETLGGIVRIEARNVPAGLGEPVFDKLEAVLAHAIMSVGAVKGVEIGEGFAAAALRGSQNNDPLFPADEPGPGKARFASNHAGGILGGISSGQDIVLRAAVKPIASIAITQNTVDKEGNAATVLVGGRHDLAAIPRVVPVLEAMTALALADALLLQQRMGVGV, from the coding sequence ATGGCCGGAAACACCTTTGGGCGCGCCCTGCGCCTGACCACATTTGGCGAATCCCACGGGGCCGGCCTTGGCGGCATCATTGACGGCTGCCCTGCGGGCCTCGAACTGACCGAAGCCCATATGCAGGCCGAACTGGATCGCCGCAAGCCCGGCCAGGGGCCCACAGCCACCAAGCGCAAGGAGGCCGACACCGTCCGTCTGCTTTCCGGCGTTTATGAGGGTCTCACCACAGGCACGCCCATTGCGTTCTTTATCGCCAATGAAGACCAGCGTTCCCACGATTACGGCAATCTGGCGGAAGTTTTTCGTCCCGGCCATGCGGACTGGGGGTATTTTCAGAAATACAACGGTCTGCGCGACCACCGTGGCGGCGGGCGTTCATCCGGGCGCGAAACAGCGGCCCGAGTGGCTGGCGGCGTTGTGGCCAGAAAAATTCTGGCCCTGCGCGGCGTGAAAATTCTTGGCGGCTGCGTTGAACTGGGCGGTCTTGCCATACCCCAGTGGGGCATGGATATGGACGGAGCCGCCATGCGCCCCTATTGCGCCGCCGCGCCCTCGGTGGTCACCCAGTGGGACGCCTTGGTGGCCGAGGCCCGCAAGACCGGAGAAACCCTGGGCGGCATTGTGCGTATTGAAGCGCGCAACGTGCCCGCAGGGCTTGGCGAACCCGTTTTTGACAAGCTTGAGGCTGTGCTGGCCCATGCCATCATGAGCGTGGGCGCGGTAAAGGGCGTGGAAATAGGCGAAGGCTTTGCGGCGGCTGCCCTGCGCGGTTCGCAGAACAATGACCCCTTGTTCCCTGCTGACGAGCCGGGCCCCGGCAAGGCGCGCTTTGCCTCCAACCACGCGGGCGGCATTCTTGGCGGCATTTCCAGCGGTCAGGACATTGTGCTGCGGGCGGCGGTCAAGCCCATCGCGTCCATTGCCATCACGCAGAACACCGTGGACAAGGAAGGCAATGCCGCCACGGTGCTTGTGGGCGGACGGCACGATCTGGCGGCCATTCCGCGCGTGGTTCCCGTGCTGGAAGCCATGACGGCGCTGGCCCTGGCCGATGCGCTGCTTTTGCAGCAACGCATGGGCGTCGGCGTATGA
- a CDS encoding helix-hairpin-helix domain-containing protein — protein MKKHPLQGLRSIGPASLKDFDLLGVTSLDDLAGRDPQELYDALCRLKGQKVDICCLDVMHCAVAQARNPHLPPEQRDWFWWSRNRKAIPDGASPALENR, from the coding sequence ATGAAGAAGCATCCCCTGCAGGGCCTGCGCTCCATCGGGCCAGCCTCGCTGAAAGATTTTGACCTGCTTGGCGTGACCAGCCTGGACGACCTTGCAGGCCGCGACCCGCAGGAACTGTATGACGCCCTTTGCCGCCTCAAGGGGCAAAAGGTCGATATCTGCTGCCTGGACGTCATGCACTGCGCCGTGGCGCAGGCCCGTAACCCGCACCTGCCGCCGGAACAGCGCGACTGGTTCTGGTGGTCGCGCAACCGCAAGGCCATCCCCGACGGTGCAAGCCCTGCCCTGGAAAATCGCTGA